A single region of the Raphanus sativus cultivar WK10039 chromosome 1, ASM80110v3, whole genome shotgun sequence genome encodes:
- the LOC108827815 gene encoding sugar transport protein 9, giving the protein MAGGAFVSEGSGGGSYEGGVTGFVIMTCIVAAMGGLLFGYDLGISGGVTSMEEFLSKFFPEVDRQMHKAKGETAYCKFDNQLLQLFTSSLYLAALVSSFAASAVTRKHGRKISMFVGGVAFLIGALFNAFATNVAMLIIGRLLLGVGVGFANQSTPVYLSEMAPAKIRGALNIGFQMAITIGILIANLINYGTSQMAKNGWRVSLGLAAVPAIVMVIGSFVLPDTPNSMLERGKYEQAREMLQKIRGADNVDEEFQDLCDACEAAKKVEHPWKNIFQEAKYRPALVFCSMIPFFQQFTGINVIMFYAPVLFKTLGFADDASLISAVITGVVNVVSTLVSIYAVDRYGRRILFLEGGIQMIICQIIVGSLIGAKFGTTGSGTLTPATADWVLAFICIYVAGFAWSWGPLGWLVPSEICPLEVRPAGQAINVSVNMFFTFLIGQFFLTMLCHMKFGLFYFFGGMVLIMTIFIYFLLPETRGVPIEEMGRVWKAHPFWKRYIPDDAVIGGSGETYVKEV; this is encoded by the exons ATGGCTGGAGGAGCATTTGTATCAGAGGGTAGTGGAGGAGGAAGCTATGAAGGTGGAGTAACCGGTTTCGTCATCATGACATGTATCGTGGCTGCCATGGGAGGTCTCCTCTTCGGTTACGACCTTGGAATCTCAG GAGGAGTAACATCAATGGAGGAGTTTCTGAGCAAGTTTTTCCCGGAGGTTGATAGGCAAATGCACAAGGCTAAGGGCGAGACGGCATACTGCAAATTCGACAACCAGTTACTCCAGTTGTTCACTTCCTCACTCTACCTCGCGGCTCTCGTCTCTTCCTTTGCAGCTTCAGCTGTCACAAGGAAGCACGGACGCAAAATCTCCATGTTTGTTGGTGGTGTTGCTTTCCTCATAGGTGCTCTATTCAACGCATTCGCGACGAACGTCGCAATGCTCATCATCGGTAGATTGTTGCTTGGAGTCGGTGTTGGGTTCGCTAATCAG TCTACACCGGTTTACCTCTCAGAGATGGCTCCTGCCAAGATCAGAGGAGCGCTCAACATCGGTTTTCAAATGGCGATTACTATTGGAATCTTGATAGCAAACCTAATCAACTACGGAACATCTCAAATGGCTAAAAACGGATGGAGAGTGTCTTTAGGTCTAGCAGCTGTTCCAGCAATTGTAATGGTTATCGGATCTTTTGTATTGCCTGACACACCAAACTCAATGCTCGAGAGAGGCAAGTACGAACAGGCTAGAGAGATGTTGCAGAAGATTCGTGGAGCTGATAACGTAGACGAGGAGTTTCAAGATCTTTGTGATGCTTGCGAGGCTGCTAAAAAAGTGGAGCATCCATGGAAGAACATCTTCCAAGAAGCTAAATACAGACCAGCGCTTGTGTTCTGTTCAATGATTCCTTTCTTCCAACAGTTCACTGGTATCAATGTGATCATGTTCTACGCTCCTGTTCTGTTCAAAACTCTCGGTTTCGCAGATGATGCCTCGCTCATCTCCGCGGTTATTACCGGTGTGGTCAATGTTGTCTCTACTCTTGTCTCCATCTATGCGGTTGATAGGTACGGAAGAAGGATCCTCTTCCTTGAAGGTGGCATCCAAATGATCATCTGCCAG ATCATTGTTGGTAGCTTGATCGGTGCGAAGTTTGGAACCACAGGATCAGGGACCTTGACACCTGCAACAGCAGATTGGGTCCTAGCTTTCATATGCATATATGTTGCAGGGTTTGCATGGTCATGGGGTCCATTAGGATGGTTAGTACCAAGTGAGATATGTCCATTGGAAGTAAGACCAGCGGGACAAGCCATCAATGTTTCTGTCAACATGTTCTTCACGTTCCTCATTGGACAGTTCTTCCTGACGATGCTTTGCCACATGAAATTTGGACTCTTCTACTTCTTTGGAGGAATGGTTCTGATCATGACCATCTTCATCTACTTCTTGTTGCCGGAGACGAGAGGGGTTCCTATTGAAGAGATGGGAAGGGTGTGGAAGGCTCATCCGTTCTGGAAACGTTACATCCCAGATGATGCTGTTattggaggaagtggagagacctATGTCAAGGAGGTTTAA
- the LOC108828703 gene encoding thioredoxin X, chloroplastic, with the protein MDCIVSSSTVLIRSHLAPIRSASIKPLSSAQVASSASNRHILSFNSSGKRTRTLSTNASTIRCGGGIKEIGESEFTSTVLESDRPVLVNFVATWCGPCKLVYPATEALSQEYDDRLTIVKIDHDANPKLIAEYKVYGLPHFILFKDGKEVPGSRREGAITKAKLKEYIDGLLTSISVA; encoded by the exons ATGGATTGTATCGTCTCCAGCTCGACGGTTCTTATCCGATCACATCTCGCTCCAATTCGCTCAGCTTCCATCAAACCTCTGAGCTCAGCACAGGTCGCATCCTCCGCGTCTAACCGCCACATACTCTCGTTCAATTCCAGTGGTAAAAGAACCAGAACACTCTCCACTAACGCTTCTACGATAAGATGCGGAGGAGGAATCAAGGAGATCGGAGAGAGTGAGTTCACCAGCACGGTTCTCGAATCGGACCGGCCGGTTCTGGTTAATTTCGTGGCCACGTGGTGCGGTCCCTGCAAGCTGGTCTATCCAGCTACGGAAGCTTTATCTCAG GAATATGATGACAGGTTGACGATTGTGAAGATCGATCACGACGCGAATCCTAAGTTAATAGCAGAGTAcaaggtttatggtttaccgCATTTTATACTGTTCAAGGATGGTAAGGAAGTGCCAGGTAGCAGAAGGGAAGGTGCTATTACAAAGGCCAAGCTTAAGGAGTACATTGATGGTCTCTTGACCTCTATTTCTGTTGCTTaa